In the Piscinibacter sp. XHJ-5 genome, one interval contains:
- a CDS encoding MaoC family dehydratase encodes MTPHTPAQSESLLYWDDFREGEVRVFGSVVVKQEDIVRFAAEFDPQFFHLDEAAARQTMFGGLIASGWHTAAMTMRMMCDGYLRRSTSLGSPGVEQLKWLLPVRPGDTLQVRLTVLEARPLQSKPGVGLVKSRHEVLNQHGQVVMEMQAYGMFGMRPASA; translated from the coding sequence ATGACCCCGCATACCCCCGCCCAAAGCGAGTCCTTGCTCTACTGGGATGATTTTCGCGAAGGGGAGGTCCGCGTATTCGGGTCGGTGGTGGTCAAGCAGGAGGACATCGTGCGGTTTGCCGCGGAATTCGATCCGCAGTTTTTTCACCTGGACGAGGCCGCCGCCCGCCAGACGATGTTCGGCGGCCTGATCGCCAGCGGCTGGCACACCGCGGCGATGACGATGCGCATGATGTGCGACGGGTACTTGCGGCGTTCAACCAGCCTGGGGTCACCCGGCGTCGAGCAGCTCAAGTGGCTGCTGCCCGTGCGTCCGGGCGACACGCTGCAGGTGCGGCTGACGGTGCTCGAAGCGCGTCCGTTGCAGAGCAAGCCCGGGGTCGGCCTGGTGAAGAGCCGCCACGAGGTGCTCAACCAGCACGGGCAGGTGGTGATGGAGATGCAGGCCTACGGCATGTTCGGCATGCGGCCAGCGTCGGCGTGA
- a CDS encoding GGDEF domain-containing protein yields the protein MPLRALLVAVCLACAGQCEAAATAASAASASAPAATLRARIAELEHEGDSRPRQAADALATLLLDTVPFGDERLEGLVVRGLLLASASEPEAADQVAQSLEEWARTRDSNAAAAAALLVRARALAQRGNLQKADALLSEAMARLPVGATPLMRLRYLQAHAKIKDDSGKLEDAARLLHEALTLADQVGAAWLRAEVRASLAYVFFEAKQLERANHLNAEALEIASRAQDFTAMGRVHNVQGILLDASGDTEGERREMQAAIGYARRGGAKSDESLYLANLADFYLKSGQYRTALTLSEQVLPLARELKDVGGETVALANIGLAHISMNKLELGKRYVDEAIQIDERRGSSTGVSATLAELGHYLEKAGDIAGAVTALHRHRQIADEILQRDQQKAIVELQERFDAERRAKDLALLNRENDLKSEQLRQRDLQQRLWWMLAAAFALSLVLLTLLYRRVRRSNRALESTNHQLLVQSERDPLTGLANRRHFQAAMKQLAADGKLSGTVFLIDIDHFKRINDAHGHSAGDTVLAEMARRLRETLREQDLIVRWGGEEFLVVVRTLPPEQVEALARRMLGAMAGTPVRYDRGAMEVTGSIGYATFPIEPTLLAVSWERAINLVDTAMYLAKAHGRNRAYGVRLLHARDETQLDEITRSLEGAWNEGQVALTLLQGPTSDMAVAA from the coding sequence ATGCCGTTGCGCGCCCTGCTCGTCGCGGTGTGCCTGGCCTGTGCCGGCCAGTGCGAAGCCGCTGCGACCGCCGCATCGGCCGCGTCCGCGAGCGCGCCGGCCGCGACGCTGCGGGCGCGCATCGCCGAGCTGGAGCACGAGGGCGACAGCCGTCCGCGTCAGGCGGCCGACGCGCTGGCCACGCTGCTGCTCGACACGGTTCCGTTCGGCGACGAGCGCCTCGAGGGGCTGGTCGTGCGCGGCCTGCTGCTCGCGTCCGCGTCCGAGCCTGAAGCGGCCGACCAGGTCGCGCAAAGCCTGGAGGAATGGGCGCGGACGCGCGATTCGAATGCTGCCGCGGCGGCCGCGCTGCTCGTGCGAGCGCGCGCCCTGGCCCAGCGGGGCAACCTGCAGAAAGCCGACGCGCTGCTCAGCGAAGCCATGGCGCGCCTGCCCGTCGGTGCCACGCCGCTGATGCGCCTGCGTTACCTGCAGGCGCACGCGAAGATCAAGGATGACTCAGGCAAGCTGGAAGACGCGGCACGGCTGCTGCACGAGGCGCTGACGCTGGCCGACCAGGTCGGCGCCGCCTGGCTGCGCGCCGAGGTTCGCGCCAGCCTGGCCTACGTCTTCTTCGAGGCCAAGCAGCTGGAGCGGGCGAACCACCTGAACGCCGAAGCGCTGGAGATCGCGTCGCGCGCCCAGGACTTCACCGCGATGGGACGGGTGCACAACGTGCAGGGGATCCTGCTGGACGCGAGCGGCGACACCGAAGGCGAGCGTCGCGAGATGCAGGCGGCCATCGGCTACGCCCGCCGCGGCGGGGCCAAGTCCGACGAGTCGCTGTACCTCGCCAATCTGGCCGACTTCTATCTCAAGAGCGGCCAGTACAGGACGGCGCTGACGCTGTCGGAGCAGGTGCTGCCGCTGGCCCGCGAGCTGAAAGACGTCGGCGGCGAGACGGTCGCGCTGGCCAACATCGGCCTGGCGCACATCTCGATGAACAAGCTCGAGCTGGGCAAGCGCTATGTCGACGAAGCCATCCAGATCGACGAGCGGCGCGGCTCGTCCACCGGCGTGTCGGCCACGCTGGCCGAGCTGGGCCACTACCTGGAGAAGGCGGGCGACATCGCCGGCGCGGTGACGGCGCTGCATCGCCATCGCCAGATCGCCGACGAGATCCTGCAGCGCGATCAGCAGAAGGCGATCGTCGAGCTGCAGGAGCGCTTCGACGCCGAGCGGCGCGCCAAGGACCTGGCGCTGCTGAACCGCGAGAACGACCTGAAGAGCGAGCAGCTGCGCCAGCGCGATCTGCAGCAGCGCCTGTGGTGGATGCTGGCGGCCGCCTTCGCGCTGTCGCTGGTCCTGCTGACGCTGCTGTACCGGCGCGTGCGGCGCAGCAACCGCGCGCTCGAAAGCACCAATCACCAGCTGCTGGTGCAGAGCGAGCGCGATCCGCTCACCGGCCTGGCGAACCGCCGCCACTTCCAGGCCGCCATGAAGCAGCTCGCCGCCGACGGCAAGCTCTCGGGCACGGTGTTCCTCATCGACATCGATCACTTCAAGCGCATCAACGACGCGCACGGCCACAGTGCGGGCGATACCGTGCTCGCCGAAATGGCGCGCCGGCTGCGCGAGACCTTGCGCGAGCAGGACCTCATCGTGCGCTGGGGCGGCGAGGAGTTCCTGGTGGTCGTGCGCACCTTGCCCCCGGAGCAGGTGGAGGCGCTCGCGCGCCGCATGCTCGGCGCCATGGCCGGCACGCCGGTGCGATACGACCGCGGCGCGATGGAGGTAACCGGATCGATCGGCTACGCCACCTTCCCCATCGAACCGACACTGCTCGCGGTGTCGTGGGAACGCGCCATCAATCTGGTCGACACCGCCATGTACCTGGCGAAGGCGCACGGCCGCAATCGCGCGTACGGCGTGCGGCTGCTGCACGCCCGCGACGAGACGCAGCTCGACGAGATCACCCGCTCCCTGGAGGGCGCGTGGAACGAGGGGCAGGTGGCTCTCACGCTGCTGCAGGGACCGACATCGGACATGGCGGTCGCGGCATGA
- a CDS encoding TetR/AcrR family transcriptional regulator — METKTHRSGLTLSAILDTALTMAAQDGLESLTIGEVAKRLGLSKSGVFSRVGSREALQMAVIEEYDRRFLQDVFVPAMREARGLPRLNAIMRLWLTRARDVEIRQGCIYCAGAFEFDDRDGPLRDKLLEGVQGWRNALKRTVIQAVDEGHLRPDIDADQIVFEMDGLFVALMRDARFLRDPRAADRAWAAYERLIRSLQPAGVADAGSIGSSTG; from the coding sequence GTGGAAACCAAGACCCATCGCAGCGGGCTCACGCTCAGCGCCATCCTCGACACCGCCCTCACCATGGCGGCGCAGGACGGCCTGGAGAGCCTGACGATCGGCGAAGTCGCCAAGCGGCTGGGCTTGTCCAAGAGCGGCGTGTTTTCGCGCGTGGGCTCACGCGAGGCGCTGCAGATGGCCGTCATCGAGGAGTACGACCGCCGCTTCCTTCAGGACGTGTTCGTGCCGGCCATGCGCGAGGCGCGCGGGCTGCCGCGGCTCAACGCCATCATGCGGTTGTGGCTCACCCGCGCCCGCGACGTCGAGATCCGACAGGGTTGCATCTACTGCGCGGGCGCATTCGAGTTCGATGACCGCGACGGGCCGCTGCGCGACAAGCTGCTCGAGGGCGTGCAGGGCTGGCGCAACGCCCTCAAGCGCACCGTGATCCAGGCGGTCGACGAAGGCCACCTGCGGCCCGACATCGACGCCGACCAGATCGTGTTCGAGATGGACGGCCTGTTCGTCGCGCTGATGCGCGACGCCCGTTTCCTGCGTGACCCGCGCGCTGCCGATCGCGCGTGGGCGGCTTACGAGCGTCTGATCCGCTCGCTGCAACCGGCCGGCGTTGCCGACGCCGGATCGATCGGCTCCTCCACAGGCTGA
- a CDS encoding solute carrier family 23 protein, translated as MSVIPAWRVTDAQPGRVVAPDERLPWPQTAALGVQHVIAMFGATVLAPILMGFDPNVAILMSGIGTLIFFFVVGGHVPSYLGSSFAFIGVVIAATQYTGGGANLNIAVALGGIVACGVIVALIGLLVTLIGTRWIEALMPPVVTGAVVAVIGLNLASVPIKNMAPTGFDAWMQAVTFISVGLVAVYTRGLTQRLLILVGLIVATVVYAILTNGLGLGKPLDFTKVAGAAWFGLPNFTRPEFSTQAMLLIAPVAVILIAENLGHIKAVSAMTGRNLDPYMGRAFIGDGLATIVSGTSGGTGVTTYAENIGVMAATRIYSTAMFVVAALIAILLGFSPKFGALILTIPVAVLGGISIVVFGLIAVAGAKIWVENKVDFGNNVNLIVAAVTLILGTGDYTLKFGQFTMGGIGTATFGAILLHALLARGRSQSTA; from the coding sequence ATGAGTGTCATCCCCGCCTGGCGCGTGACCGACGCGCAACCCGGCCGTGTGGTCGCCCCGGACGAGCGCCTGCCTTGGCCGCAGACTGCGGCGCTCGGCGTGCAGCACGTCATCGCGATGTTCGGGGCCACCGTGCTCGCGCCCATCCTGATGGGCTTCGATCCCAACGTGGCGATCCTGATGAGCGGCATCGGCACGCTGATCTTCTTCTTCGTGGTCGGCGGCCACGTGCCCAGCTACCTCGGCTCGAGCTTCGCGTTCATCGGCGTCGTCATTGCGGCCACCCAGTACACCGGCGGCGGCGCCAACCTCAACATCGCGGTGGCGCTGGGCGGCATCGTCGCCTGCGGCGTCATCGTCGCGCTGATCGGCCTGCTGGTCACGCTGATCGGCACGCGCTGGATCGAGGCGCTGATGCCGCCCGTGGTCACCGGCGCGGTGGTGGCGGTCATCGGGCTCAATCTGGCCAGCGTGCCGATCAAGAACATGGCGCCGACCGGCTTCGACGCGTGGATGCAGGCCGTGACCTTCATCAGCGTCGGGCTCGTCGCGGTGTACACGCGCGGCCTCACGCAGCGTCTGCTGATCCTCGTCGGCCTCATCGTCGCGACGGTCGTCTACGCCATCCTGACCAACGGCCTGGGGCTGGGCAAGCCTCTGGACTTCACCAAGGTCGCCGGCGCCGCCTGGTTCGGCCTTCCCAACTTCACGCGGCCCGAGTTCTCCACGCAGGCGATGCTGCTGATCGCACCGGTCGCGGTGATCCTCATCGCGGAGAACCTGGGACACATCAAGGCGGTGAGCGCCATGACCGGACGCAACCTCGATCCGTACATGGGCCGCGCCTTCATCGGCGACGGGCTGGCCACCATCGTCAGCGGCACCTCCGGCGGCACCGGCGTGACCACCTACGCCGAAAACATCGGCGTGATGGCCGCGACGCGGATCTACTCCACCGCGATGTTCGTGGTGGCCGCGCTGATCGCCATCCTGCTCGGCTTCAGCCCCAAGTTCGGCGCGCTGATCCTCACCATTCCCGTCGCCGTGCTGGGCGGCATCAGCATCGTCGTGTTCGGCCTCATCGCGGTGGCCGGCGCCAAGATCTGGGTCGAGAACAAGGTCGACTTCGGCAACAACGTCAACCTCATCGTCGCGGCGGTCACGCTGATCCTCGGCACCGGCGACTACACGCTGAAGTTCGGCCAGTTCACGATGGGCGGCATCGGCACGGCGACCTTCGGTGCCATCCTGCTGCACGCGCTGCTGGCGCGTGGCCGCTCCCAGTCGACCGCCTGA
- a CDS encoding alpha/beta fold hydrolase produces MSTPTASTNPAAAFYAGSRTAQALGATLRTLDALAPGWGTRAALRLFFTPLPLKFAMRRPVPPAWTTTTWPFEGVNLTAYRRRVGEPGRPVVLLVHGWAGGGLQMRHLGDALAEGGFDPVLLDFPAHGRSAGWRSTLPQFTRAIHAAHARLGPLHAVVAHSLGALAALHTAARGLAVQRLVLLAPSAPPALFLRWFAGSFGLSDTVPQRMRERIELREGIPLQHFEPDWLGDRVAQPTLVIHDEGDRVAPFAAGQRMAKALPDARLHPTQGLSHTRVLGDPGVAMAVLRHLVQAGPDTSR; encoded by the coding sequence ATGAGCACACCCACCGCGTCCACCAACCCCGCGGCCGCCTTCTATGCGGGCAGCAGGACCGCCCAGGCGCTCGGCGCCACGCTGCGCACGCTCGATGCGCTGGCGCCGGGCTGGGGCACGCGGGCGGCACTGCGCCTGTTCTTCACCCCGCTGCCCTTGAAATTCGCGATGCGCCGTCCGGTGCCGCCGGCCTGGACGACCACGACCTGGCCGTTCGAAGGCGTGAACCTGACGGCGTACCGGCGTCGGGTCGGCGAACCGGGCCGGCCGGTCGTGCTGCTGGTGCACGGCTGGGCGGGCGGCGGCCTGCAGATGCGTCACCTGGGCGATGCGCTGGCCGAAGGCGGCTTCGATCCGGTGCTGCTCGACTTCCCGGCGCACGGCCGCAGCGCGGGCTGGCGCTCGACCCTGCCACAGTTCACGCGGGCGATCCATGCGGCGCACGCCCGGCTCGGGCCGCTGCATGCCGTGGTGGCCCACTCGCTGGGCGCGCTGGCGGCGCTGCACACGGCGGCACGCGGGCTCGCGGTGCAGCGGCTGGTGCTGCTCGCCCCATCGGCGCCGCCGGCCCTGTTCCTGCGCTGGTTCGCCGGCAGCTTCGGCTTGTCGGACACCGTGCCCCAGCGCATGCGCGAGCGCATCGAGCTTCGCGAGGGCATTCCGCTGCAGCACTTCGAGCCGGACTGGCTGGGCGACCGGGTGGCGCAGCCGACGCTGGTGATCCACGACGAAGGCGATCGGGTCGCCCCGTTTGCGGCGGGTCAGCGGATGGCGAAAGCGTTGCCCGATGCGCGGCTGCATCCGACGCAGGGGCTGAGCCATACCCGGGTGCTCGGCGACCCCGGGGTGGCGATGGCGGTCCTGCGGCATCTGGTGCAGGCCGGCCCGGACACATCTCGATAG